One Streptosporangium becharense genomic window, CGCCGCCCACAGCGCGAGCGCGATCATCACGGCGGCGCCCGTCGCGAACGTGGCCGCGACGCCGAACGCGGCGTGGGCGAGCAGCCCTCCGCCGGTCGAGCCCAGGAAGCCGCCGACGCTGAACACCGCGTGGAAGGAGGACATCATCGGCCGGTCGGCGACCCGTTCGACCTCGACGCCGTTGGCGTTCATCGCCACGTCGAGGACGCCGTGCACCGCGCCGAAGAGGAACAGGGCGACGGCCAGGCCCGTCAGGTTCGGCATCCAGGCGGGCAGGACCAGCACGACGGCCTGGGCGAAGGCCATCGGCGTCATCACCCGGACGCTGCCGTGGCGATCGACGAGGCGGCCGACCGCCTGCATGCCGCAGATGGCGCCGGCGGCGATGCCGAGCAGCGCGATGCCGAACTGGCCGTCGCTCAGCCCCAGGCTCTGTTTGATCGAGGGGATCCGCGAGGTCCAGGTGCCGATGGCCATGCCGGAGAGCAGGAAGAGCAGGCAGACCGCGACCCGGCCGCGGACGAGCGCGCTTCGGTCGAGAGTGGTGTCGCGCATCGCTGAGGGGCTCCGATTCGGGAACGCGCCGGCCCGCGGTCTCGGGCGGCGTAGCGGCCCACGCGTCCGGGCGGTGGTGTCCGGGCGGTGGTAGGCGGATGGCTGCGTGCGGACGCCCGCGTCCGGCGGTGACTTCCGGGCCCGGGCGGTGATCTCTGACTCAGGCGGTGACTTCCGGACTCGGACGTGACCTGCGGGCCGTGATGTTCAGACGGTGCGGACGGTGACGCCGGCGGCGGTCATGGCATCGTGCTCGGCCGGGGGCAGGCCGGTGTCGGTGACGACCACGTCGAGGCGGTCGAGCGGGCAGACCGCGCCGAAGGCGGTGCGGGTGAACTTGCCGGAGTCGGTGGCGGCGACCACACGCCGGGCCGAGGCGATGGCGGCCTGCTTGACGGCGACGTCGGCCAGGTCGTGAGCGGTGAGACCGTGCCGGGCGGACAGGCCGCAACAGCCGATGACCACGGTGTCGAAGCGCAGCGCGCGGATGGCGCCTTCGGTCAGCGGGCCGGTGAAGCTGAGCTCTCCAGGCCGGACCTCGCCGCCGGGCAGCACCAGGCGGACGCGCGACGCCCCGCTGAGCTCGGTGGCGGACTGCAGGGAGAGCGGCATGACCGTCAGCCGGCGGTGACGGATCGCGCGGGCCACCTCCAGGGTGGTGGTGCCGCTGTCGAGTAGCACGGCCTCGCCGTCGGCGAGCAGGGCCGCGACCTCGGCGGCGATCCGCCGCTTGACCTCCGTCGCCTCACGCTCGCGGACCCCGAAGGGAGGCTCCTCGCCGCGCAGCAGCAGGCTCACCGCGCCGCCGCGCACCCGCCTGACCACACCCTGCTGGGCCAGCTCGTCGAGGTCGCGACGGATGGTCATCTCCGACACCGCGTGCTCGACCGCCAGCTCGGCCACCGAGACGACGTCGCTGGTGCGCAGCGCGGACATGATCGCGCGGATCCGATCGTTACCTTCCATGTGTTCATTTGAACACAGTCCATGTGAGTTCGCAACGTGCGGGACAATGGTCGTCATGCGCGCCAGCCGTCTGCTGTCACTGTTGCTGCTCCTGCAGACCAGGGGCCGGATGACGGCCCCCGAGCTGGCCGGGGAGCTGGAGGTCTCCGTCCGCACGGTCTACCGCGACGTGGAGGCCCTGTCGTCGGCCGGCGTGCCGGTCTACGCCGACCGGGGCCCCGCCGGGGGCTACCGCCTGCTCGACGGTTACCGCACCCGCCTGAACGGGCTGACCGCCGAGGAGGCGTCCTCGCTGTTCCTCGCCGGACTGCCCGGCCCCGCCGCGGAGCTGGGCCTGGCCGAGGTCGCGGCCACCGCCGAGCTGAAGGTGCTGGCCGCGCTTCCCCCGGAGCCGCGCTCACACGCGACCCGGATGCGCGAGCGCTTCCACCTGGACGTCCCGGGCTGGTACCGCGACGCGGACCCCGTCCCCTTCCTCGGGGAGGTCGCCGAGGCGGTGTGGGAGCAGCGCCCGCTGCGCATGACCTACCGCCGCTGGGGTCCACGCGAGGTCGAGCGCCTGGTCCACCCGTACGGGCTGGTCCTCAAGGGCGGGGCGTGGTACATGATCGCCTTCGCCGGGGAGGGAGAGCCGCGCACCTACCGGGTGTCGCGGATCGTGGCCGCCGAACTGCTCGCCGACCGCTTCGAACGCCCGGCGGACTTCGACCTGGCCGGGTTCTGGAGCCGGTACGCGGCCGAGTTCCGCGAACGGATGCACACCGGGGAGGCCCTGGTGCGGGTGGCCCCCGGCACCGAGGGCCTGCTGCGCCACACCGTGGGCGCCGAGCTCACCGACGCGGCGCTGGCCGCGGCGGGCCCGCCCGGCGACGACGGCTGGGTGACGCTGCGCCTGCCGGTCGAGTCGACCCGGCACGCCCACTGGCTGCTGCTGCGCCTGGGCGCCGACGTCGAGGTCCTCGGACCGCCCGAGCTGCGCGAGGCGATGGCCGCCACCGCCGTGCGCCTGGCCGCGTTGTACGGCGAGCGGCCGGGTTAATCGATTGTGCGCGGTGAGCGCCCCTGTGACGATGAGGGGATGTCTGTTCTCACCTTCGCGGGCACCTGCCCGCCCCTGATGACGATCCCCCGCCGCCGCGCCGCGCTGATACCCCGCCGGGTGCCCGCTGCCGGGGCCGCTCCGTGCGCGGCGGCGGGGGAGGGCCGATGACACTGGCGTACGACGACGGGGGAGCGGGCGACCCGGTGGTGCTGCTGCACTCCAGTGCCGCCGACTCGCGGATGTGGGACCCGCAGTGGGAGCTGCTGACCGCCGGGTTCCGGGTGATCCGCCCTGACTTCCGGGGGTATGGCCGCACGCCGTACGCGGCGGAGCGGCCCTACACCGACTCCGGTGACGTGGCGGAGCTGCTCGCCGGGCTCGGCCTGACCCGGGTGGCGCTGGTGGGCTCCTCCTACGGCGGGCGGGTGGCGCTGGAGCTGGCCACCGCCCATCCCGCTCTGGTCTCCCGGCTGGTGCTGCTCAATCCCGGCTGCGGGCTGCCGGCCACGCCCGACCTGGCCGCCTTCGGCGCCGAGGAGGACCGGCTGCTGGAGGCGGGCGAGATCGAGGCGGCGGTCGAGCTGAACGCCCGCACCTGGCTCGGCCCGGAGGCAGGCCCGCAGGCCCGAGCCCGGCAGATGGAGATGCAGCGCCACTCCTTCACGGTCCAGCTGGCCGCCGACCCCGAGCCGTCCCAGCTGGAGGGGGAGATCGACCTGGCCGCGGTGACCGCGCCGGCGGTGGTGGTGACCGGGGGCCACGACCTGCCGTACTTCCGGGCGGTGGCCCGCCACCTGGCCGACCACCTGGCCGCGGCGACGCTGATCGACCTCGACTGGGCCGGTCACCTGCCGAGCATGGAACGCCCCGAGGAGATCACCCGGCTCCTGGTCGACCACCTAAGTTGATCTACATCGTAAAGGCGTCGGCTTGTGAAAAGTCACAACCCGACACAGGTGCCCGGCACGTTCAGTCGACGGCCGCGCCGAGGGTGTGGCAGCCGGGCGGTCACGTGGCCGAGGGATGCGTACGGGCGGCAGGGGGCACTTCACGGCCGCACGCCTTCGGCGGGGAACCCGGTCCAGCGCAGGTCGGGCGGGAGGTGGCTCATGTCGTTGAACATCACGATCGTGGGCGGCAGGCCGTCGCGGTACTCGATGACCGTCAGTGCGGCGTTGGCGCTGTTCAGCCCGAGCCACCGGGACGGCGGCGCGTCCAGCGCGTGCCGCACCAGCCATGCGATCTGGCAGGCGTGCGTCACCAGGACGTCGTGTGTGCCGGGCCGGGCCCCTTCCGTGGTGCCGGGGGCCTTCGCGAACCGGGCGACCAGGGCCTCTGCGAGCCTGTGGCCCGAGGCCGCCTCGGTGTCGTCGTAGCCGTCGAAGAAGCCGGCCCAGGACGGGGGTGTCTCGGCCGCGCTGGGAACGTAGGGCACGTGGTCGACGAGTTCGGCGGCCTCGGCCACGGGCACGTCCGGCAGGTGCCGGGCGAGTTCGTGCGCGCTGGCCGCCGCGCGTGGCAGCGGAGAGTGCCAAACGGCGTCGACCGGTATGCCGGCGAGTCGTTCGCCCAGCAGGCTCGCCTGCCGGCGTCCGGTGCCGGTGAGCTCCCCGAAGGCGTCTGCGGCGCCGTGGCGTGCCAGGTAGAGGTGTCGTGTCGTCATCAGTGGTCAGGGAGGCGGTGTCCGTGCGGGCCCGCTTCCCGTCCTCTTTCGATCCGTGGGTGTGGGTTCGGCGGCGGGGTGCCCGGGTGGGGAGGGAGGTGATCGGTCACGCATTCGTGGCCGTGACGGTGCCGGTGGTGCCGTCGACGGTGATGACGGTGTCGTCGTGGAGCCTGCCGGTCGCGTCCGGGACGCCGAGGACGGCGGGGATGGCGTGCTCGCGGGCGACGATCGCGGCGTGGGAGAGCACGCCTCCGGTTTCGGTGACGACGCCGGCGGCGATGCGCAGCAGCGGTGTCCAGGCGGGGTCGGTGAAGGGGCAGACGAGGATGTCGCCTGGGCGTACGCGCGCGAAGTCGCCGGGACCGCGGACGATCCTCGCGATGCCGGTCACGATCCCGCGGCTGCCCGGTGTTCCGGTGAGTGCGGCGGCAGGGGTGTCGCAGGTGCCGCGAGGCGATGCCGGTGGGGGGGCGGCGGTGACCGGTCGTGCCTGCAGAATCCAGGTGCGGCCGTCGGCGATCGCCCACTCGATGTCCTGTGGTCCACCGAGTAGGGCGGCGATCTCCTTGCCCAGTCCGGCGAGCCGGGTGGCGGTCGCGTCGTCGATCGCCGGTTGGTTCCGGATGCGGGTGGGAACGTCGCGGATGACGAGCCGCGTGCCGCGCCGGTCGAGGCGGGTTCGTTTGTCCGCGACGGCGCGTGTGACCGACCTGTCGCCGGTGACGCGGTAGGCGTCGGGGGTGACCTTGCCCTCGACGACGCTGGGGCCGAGGCCCCAGGACGCCTCGATCCGGGTGGGGTCGTCCGGGTCCGCGGGTGTGAACATGACCCCGGACGCCTCGGCGTCCAGGTGGCGTTGGACGATGACGGCCATCATGAGATCGTCGGACGGCTGGTCGGCGCGGACGGAGGCGTCCCGGTAGTCGACGGCGCGTGGGGAGAACAGGGAGGCCCAGCAGGCGCGTACGGCCTCGGCGACCTCGCTGACTCCGTGCACGGCGAGGAAGCTCTCATGCTGACCGGCCGCCGATGCCTGACCGGTGTCCTCGTTCGCCGCCGATGATCTCACCGCGACGGGCGGGTCGCCGAGCTCGTCGAGCGCTCGTCCCAGCGCGTCGATCACGGTGGCGTGGACCGGGCGGGCCTCGATCGCCTGCCGTATCGCGTCAGGATCGTCCGGCCGGCCGGCGAACCGTCCGAGGTCCGGGTCGCGGACGGCGTCGAGGTAGGCGGCGAAGGAGACGACGAAACCGTCGGGAACCGGCAGGCCCGCGCGGAGCAACGCGCCGAGTGCGCCGGCCTTGCCGCCGCAGGTGTCGGCGACGGCCTCCATGAGGGGTACGATCATCCGCCCCTGCCTTTCAACAAATAATTGACAATATTTTGTTGATTGTGCATCATGGGCCGCATGTCACGCAAGCACGACATCGCTCACACCGTGCACACCGATCACCTCCGGGCCCGTCGTGAGCAGGACGCGCGTGAGCGTCTTCTGAGCCTGGGGGCGGACGCGCTCGACGCCCGCCCATGGCGGCCCTCACCCGCTCCGCCGTCGGCGGTCGACCTCGCGCAGTTCGCCGTCTGGCGCTGGGCCGACCTGGGCCCGGAGGACATCCTGAGCGCGCTCGCCCTGCTGCCCGCCGCGCGCGCCGAGGTCGAAGGACTCGAAGCCGCCCTGCTGTTCACGGCCCGGAGCGCGGGACTGACCTGGGCCCAGATGGCCCACGCGATGGGGTTCAACTCCCCGCAGGCGTGCCAGCAGCGGTACACCCGCCTGACGGCGCGCCAGGACGCCGACTCGTGACGCGGAACTCTCCGCCCGATCTCCTGGTCCTGCACGCCGTGCGCATCACCGGGTTCGCGGACACCCCGGTGATCGCTCGTCGGTTCGGGCTCGACGCGGCCACGACGCAAGAGGTGTTGCTCGACGCCGAGGCTCACGGCTGGGTCGAGCACACCGCCTTCGCCGGCACCGGAGGCTGGTCGCTGACCGGGCGGGGCCGGGCCGAGAACGAACGCCTGCTCGCGGCCGAGCTCGCACGCGTCGGCGGCGCCGACGAGGTCCGGGACGTCTACCGCGAGTTCCTGCCGCTGAACGCCCTCCTGCTACGAGCCTGCACCGACTGGCAACTGCGGCCCACCGCCGGCGACCGGCTCGCCGTCAACGACCACTCCGATCCCGCCTGGGACGCCGGAGTCCTCTGCGAACTCGACGGCATCGATCGCGCGCTCACGCCGCTCGCGGACCGGCTCGGGAGCGTCCTTGCGCGGTTCCGCGGATACGACACGCGGTTCACCGCGGCCCTGGCGCGCGCTCGGGCCGGGGACGGGGCCTGGGTCGACCGCACCGACGTCGACTCCTGCCATCGTGTCTGGTTCGAGCTGCACGAGGACCTCATCGCCACGCTCGGCCTCGACCGGCACGCGCAACCCTGATCCACTCCCCGTCTCCGCGGCGGCCCCTGACCACCTGCCGGGTGCACCACGGGCCACCCCGCTGCCCGGGCAGGTCACCGGGGGGTACGGCGGCCCCGACGGTGAGAACCGTCAGGGCGACCACCGGTCGGCGGCGGTGCCGCCCGGCCGCCCGGAGGCGTCTTCGGGCCGGGTGGACGGCATATCGGGCGGGACGGCCGCCGCCGCGTGGCAGGCGCCGAAACCCTCGGCGCGGGCGACGATCCGGCTCGCGCGGACGCGTACGGCGGTCTCGGTGGCGTCGCTGACGGCGGGCACGCCGGCCGCCGCGGCCAGGGAGCCCGTCTCGTCGCACACCACGTTCAGCCGCGGCCAGGCCGACGGCGGGAAGGACTGCCGCAGGCAGGAGCGGAGGTCGGCGACGACCAGCCGGGCCAGCGGGGCCAGCTCACCGGGGTCGCCGGTGACGATGACGGCGGTGACGCCGGCGCCGGGCGGTTCGGCGCGCACCGCTTCCTCGGCCGCGGAGAGCCGGTGCAGCCCGAGGACCGCCACCACGCCGTCGCCGTCGAGCCGCACGGGTCCGCCGTGGATCATGTCGGTCGCGGGTGGCGGGGACCACGGGTCGTCGGCCGGCCGGGTCGGCGCGACGATGGACGGGGTCAGCCATCGGTCACCCAGATCGAGGCCGGCGAGCTGGGTGCAGGCGCTGACGACGTTGAAGGGTTCGACGAAGCCGGGGGCGGCGGCGGCCAGCTGGCCGGCGCCGTGCAGGGTGGTGAGCGCGGCCTCGGCCACGCGCACCATCCGGCGGGCGGGTTCGCGGGGCGGACGCAGCCGTTCGAGGGCGAGTCCGAGCAGGATCGCGTTGAGTCTCATCAGCTGGGCGAAAGGGCGCCGGGTCCGCTCGTCGGCGAGGATCTCCGGCATCAGGTCCATGCCGAGCCGGGCGGAGTCGTACCACGGGTCGGTGGCGAGGGGGAGCCGGGTCATCCAGGCGCGGGCGAACGCGGCGAGCGCGTCGCGGGCGGTGTGCCCGGGCTCGGGGTGCGGCGGTTGGGGGGCGTGCTCGGCGGCGTCGGCGAGGACGGCGAAGTACAGGGCCCGTTTGCCGGGGAAGTTGGAGTAGACCGCGCCGCGGGTGAGCTCGGCGCGCTCGGCGATGGCGTCGATCTTGGCGTGGCGGAAGCCGCGTTCGGCGAACTCCTCCCTGGCGGCGGCCAGCACCCTGACGCGGTTGCGTTCCTGCGTCTGCGCTCTGGTGAGCCGGCCCATCGTCCCCCTCGTCCCGGCGTTGCCGTCTGTTCCGGTCCAAGATACCGTTACCATTCACATGATGAGATCATCTGATCTAAACATTTGGAATCTGGAGTGTTCATGACCGGTGACAGCCGGGATGCGGACGGCGTCCCTCAGATCGACCTGGCCGATCCCGAGGTGCTGCGTGATCCCTTCACCGCCTACGGGCGGGCACGGGAGCGCTCGCCGCTGGCCAGGCTCCTGGCTCCCGGCTTCGGCTCGATGTGGGCACTGACGCGGTACGACAGCGCCAGGGCGATGCTGAGCGACGCCCGGTTCGGTCCGAGTCCGAGGAGTTTCATCCCGCCGTCCGTCCCGGAGGACTGCCGGCCGTACATGCGGACGATGGCGGAGATGCACGGGCCTGAGCACGCGCGGCTGCGCAGGCTGGTGGCGCCCGCGTTCACCGCCCGCCGTGCCGCCGGGTTCCGGACGCGGATCGAGTCGATCGCCGAGAGCCTGCTCGGCGACCTTCCCGGTCACGCGGAGGACGGCCGGGTGGACCTGATGGCGCACTTCGCGCGACCCCTGCCGATCGAGGTGATCTGCGAGGTGGTCGGCATCCCCGCGTCCGACCGTCCGCGCTGGCGGGAGTACGGGGCGGCCGTCGCGGCGGGATCCGGGCGGGGGTTCGCCGAGGCCGTGCCCGGCATCATGGAGGGGGCCAAGGCCGCCCTCGCGCGCCGCAGGGCCGAACCCGGTGACGACCTGGTCTCCGATCTCGTCCGCGTCCAGGCCGAGGACGACGAGGACGGGGACCGCCTGAGCGACGCCGAGATCGTCACCCTGGTCTGGCATCTCGTCCTGGCGGGGCAGACACCGGTGCATCTCATCGCCAACGGTGTGCAGGCCCTGCTCGGCCACCCCGGTCAGCTGGCCGCGCTCCGCGACGACCCCGGTCTCATGCCCGGCGCGGTCGAGGAGCTGGCGCGCTGGTGCGGGCCGCAGGTGCTGACCATACCCCGTTACGCGCGTGAGGACGTCGAGGTGGAGGGGATGGTGATCGGCGCGGGCGAGCCCGTGGTCGCCGTGATCGCCTCCGCCAACCGCGACCCGCGGGCCTACCCCGACCCGGACCGGCTCGACGTCGGCCGCGCCGCCGGAGCACCCGGGCACCTGAGCTTCGCCCACGGGCCCCACTTCTGTCTCGGGGCGTCGCTGGCCCGGGTGCAGATCGAGGTCGCGCTCACCGCGCTGCTGCGCCGCTTCCCCCGTCTGGCGCTCGCCGCGTCGCCGGGGGAGGTGACACGGGTTCCCGACCCGGGAGCCTGGCGTCTGGCGTCGCTGCCCGTGACCGTCTGATCCCCCGACCTTCCGGCCCGGCCGATCCCGCCGGCCTGGTCCGCCCGACCGTGAGAACATCCTGCTGCGGTTGCTCCAGGCCGCCGACTACGACGTCGGGAGGGCTGAGACCGGCATCGTCTACATCGACGAGGTCGACAAGATCGCCCGCAGGGGCGAGAACCCGTCGATCACCAGGGACGTCTCCGGTGAGGGCGTGCAGCAGGCCCTGCTGAAGATCCTGGAGGGTACGGTCGCCAACGTGCCGCAGCAGGGCGGACGCAAGCACCCGCACCAGGAGTTCATCCGGATCGACACCACCAACGTGCTGTTCGTCTGCGGTGGCGCCTTCGCCGGTCTGGAGCGGATCGTCGAGCGGCGGGCCGGTCGCACGGGCGCCGGGTTCGGCGCTGCGATCCGCACGGGGGAGGGGCGGGAGGAGGACGCTCTCGCCGGGGTGATGCCGGAGGACCTGCTGGGGTCCGGGCTGATCCCGGAGTTCGTCGGCCGTCTTCCGGTGGTGTCGGTGCTGCGCTCTCCGGACCGGGCCGTGTTGCGGCGCATCCTCACCGAGCCGCGTGATGCGTTGATCGCGCAGTACCGGCGGCTGCTGGAGATGGGCTGGAGTTCACCGAGGACGCCGTCGACGCGATCGCCGAGCAGGCGCTGCTGCGCCGTACCGGTGCCCGGGCGGCGCGGGCGATCCTCGAAGAGGTGCTGCTCAACGTGATGTACGAGGTGCCGAGCCGGGATGACGTGTCCCGCGTGGTGATCGAGCGGGCCACCGTGCCGGGCAACGTCACCCCGACCCTGGTGCCGCGTGAGGGCCGCGGCCGCGGACGTGAGGGCCGGGAGAGGTCCGCCTGAGGTGTGTTCTCCCGGGCCCCACCCTTCCCGAGCGGCCCCGGAGCGCAAGGCAGCGCTGTCGGGGCGGTGGGGACCGCTGGTAACGGTGAGTGCCGACCGGCGCGGGCATTGGCCGGCACCGACCGCTCCGGTTCTGTCGCGCGGTGGCCGGGCATGCCGGTGCGCCGACGGGTTCGAGCCGCTCGCGGATCAAGCACGGAGTTGGCGGGTGATGGTGGCGCAATCTATAGCAGCTGCGAACGACAGGACGTCGTGTCGGCGGGTGTACCGCCCAGACGTGGTCGGTGCTGTCCGCGGGAGCGTGATCCAGCCGGTGACCGGCAACGCGATGGTTTGAAGGGCCGGGTTCCGCGGTCCGCCTCCGAAAGTTATGAATCTACATTGTAAAGGCGCCGTCCAGGGGTCAAACAAGATCATTAATTAAGGACTGAAGACTCAACAATCAAGAGAGGTCGGTTGTGTCGCCGGGGCGGGCCGGCGGCCGGAGCGCTCCGGCGGTGGCGGCCATGAAGGCCGCCAGCAGGGCGGGGATGGCCAGGGCGGTGGGCAGTCCGACGAGTTCGGCGGCGCCGCCGATGATGGCGGGGCCTGCGACGAGGCCGGCGTAGCCGACGGTGGCGACCTGGGCGATGGACTGGCCGGCGCGGTCGGGGTCGTGGTTTCCGGCGGCGGAGAAGACCTGCGGGACGATGGTGGCCAGGCCCAGGCCGAACAGGGCGAAGCCGGCGATGGCGACGGGGACGCGGGCGACGAGTAGTGCGATGCCGAGGCCGAAGGCGGCGATGATGCCGGAGTAGCGGACGAGGCGGACGGGGCCGAGGCGCTGGGCGAGGCGGTCGCCGGCGAAGCGGCCGATGGTCATCGCGGTGGAGAAGACGGCGAATCCGGTGGCGGCGACGCTTTGGGAGGTGCCGAGGTCTTCGAAGAGGTAGACGGCGGTCCAGTCGTTGGCGGCTCCTTCGCCGACGAGTCCGGCGAAGGCGACGACGCCCATGAGGGTGATCCAGCCGTTCCAGGGGGCGCGGCGGGGTGGGGTGGTGTTGTGGTGCTGGGGGCGTGGGGTGGGGGGGAGGAGGTGGCGTCCGGCGTGGAGGGAGATGAGGGCGAGGGGGATGCCGACAGCGGCGAGGGTGGTGCCGGCGCTGAGGTCGAGCCAGGCGAACAGGCCGCCGATGCCTGCGCCGAGGAGGCCGCCGATGCTGAACATGGCGTGGAAGGAGGACATGATGGGGCGGCCGTAGGCGCGTTCGACTTCGAGGCCGTGGGCGTTCATGGAGACGTCGAGGGAGGCGTTGATGAGGCCGAAGAGGAAGAGGGTGGCGATGAGGGTGGGGAGGGTGGGGGCGTAGCCGGGGGGGATGATGGCGAGGGCGGTGGCGATGGCTGCCGGGGGGAGGAGGCGGGCGCTGCCGAGGCGGTCGGTGAGGGGGCCGGCGAAGCGCATGCCGGCGACGAGGCCGGCGGCGATGGCGAGGAGGCCGTAGGTGAGTTGGCCGTCGGTGAGGTGGAGGGTGTGTTTGACGGCGGGGATGCGGGCGGCCCAGGCGCCGGAGGTGGTGCCGAGGAGGATGAAGAAGTAGGAGACGGCGCGGCGGGCGTTGGCGGGGTTGGGGGTGGTGGTCATGGTTGTGCCCCGGGTGTGTGGGGGGTGTGGGTGTCCGGTCCGTGGTGGGGCGGGTCAGTGGACGGAGAAGCCGCCGTCGACGCAGATGGTCTGGCCGGTGATGTAGGCGCTGGCGTCGCTTGCGAGGAAGATGGCGGTGCCGGTGAAGTCGGCGGGGGTGGCGTTGCGGCCGATCATGGTGCGGGCGGCGAGGGCTTCGACGCGGCCGGGGATGGCTTGGGCGGGTTCGGTGAGGGGGGTGAGGACGAAGCCGGGGATGATGGTGTTGGCGTTGACGCCGTGGGGTGACCAGGCTTCGGCTTGGGAGCGGGTGAGGCCGGTGATGGCGGCTTTGGAGATGCCGTAGGCGCCGCTGTCGCCGAAGGCTCTGATGGATTGCTGGGAGCCGATGTTGATGATGCGGCCCCAGCCGCGGTGGGCCATGCGGGGGCCGAAGTGCTGGCCGAGGAGGTAGGGGGCGGTGAGGTTGACGGCGATGGTCTGTTGGTAGTCGTCGGGGGTGAGGTCTGCCATGGGGTGGCGGATGTTGTTGGCGGCGTTGTTGACGAGGATGTCGATGTCGCCGAAGTGGGTGGCGGCTTGCCGGGTGATGTGGGTGATGTCGTGGGGGTCGGCGAGGTCGGCGGTGATGGCGGCGGCGGGGATGCCTTGGTCGTGGAGTTGGTTGAGGGTGTCGGTGAGGGGTTGGGGTCGGCGGGCGATGAGGATGAGTGAGGCGCCGGCGTTGCCGAGGGCGTGGGCGATGGCGTGGCCGATGCCGGAGCTGGCGCCGGTGACGAGGGCGGTGCGTCCGGTGAGGGTGAAGAGGTCGCCGGTGGGCATGGTGGGCACGGTGGGCATGGTGGGCATGGTGGGCATGGTGGGCATGGTGGGGGAATTTATCACTCTGGGGGTTGGGTGATTGGGTTGTCCGATGTTTTGTTGGGGGTGTCGTTGTAGAGGGTTTCGGCGACTTGGCGGATTTTGTCCATGGCGGTGGAGAGGCCGTGGAGGGTGGGGGTGTCGAGGCGTTGCAGGAGGTGGCGGAAGTCGGTGAGGCCGGCGTCGGAGATCTCTTCGATGAGGGTGCGTCCGGCGGGGGTGAGTTCGACGCGGCGGATGCGGCGGTCGTGGGGATCTTCGCGGCGGGTGACGAGGCCGTGGCCGACGAGGCGGTCGACGATGCCGGTGACGGTGCCGAGGCCGACGCCGAGGTGGTGGGCGAGGTCCTGGCCCGAGGCGGATCCCTGGCAGGCGAGGATCATGACGACTTTGAGTTGCCGCAGGGTGAGGCTGGAGTCGAAGAGGGGTGAGGTGGGGCGGTGTCGGACGATGAGTCGTCCGAGGTCGCGTTGGATTTCGCCGATCTGGTCGATCAGTCGTTCGCGTTCGTCGTTCACTCTCACCTCTCGCTTCCTGAGAAGGTTATCAGGATGGGTTGGTGACGCTAAATATTCGTGTGACGCGAAGTGTTAGTCTGGGGCGAATCTTACTGGTCTGTCTGCTGACCCGTTCTTGAGGAGCCCGCCCCCGATGACCGCCCTGGCCAGGTTGAGCCTCGCCAACCGCAGCCTTGTGATGATGATCGCGCTGGTGTTGAGCGCGTTCGGTGTTTTCGCGATTCCGTCGTTGAAGCAGCAGTTGCTGCCTTCGCTGTCGTTTCCGGGGGCGTTCGTGATCGCCCCGTACCCGGGTGCCTCTCCGGAGATCGTCGAAGAGCGGGTGACCGAGCCGATCGAGAACGGTTTCCAGGGGCTGGCGGGGGTCACCGAGGTGACGTCGACGTCCCGGGAGGGGATGTCGCAGGTTCAGGTGGCGTTCGAGTACGGCACCGACATCGATGCGGCGGTCGCCGACATGCAGCAGGCGGTGTCGCGGATCGCGTCGCGGTTGCCGGAGGGGGTGGATCCCCAGGTGTTGTCCGGCGGTACCGACGACATCCCGGTGATGGTGCTGGCCGTGGGCGACG contains:
- a CDS encoding TetR/AcrR family transcriptional regulator — encoded protein: MGRLTRAQTQERNRVRVLAAAREEFAERGFRHAKIDAIAERAELTRGAVYSNFPGKRALYFAVLADAAEHAPQPPHPEPGHTARDALAAFARAWMTRLPLATDPWYDSARLGMDLMPEILADERTRRPFAQLMRLNAILLGLALERLRPPREPARRMVRVAEAALTTLHGAGQLAAAAPGFVEPFNVVSACTQLAGLDLGDRWLTPSIVAPTRPADDPWSPPPATDMIHGGPVRLDGDGVVAVLGLHRLSAAEEAVRAEPPGAGVTAVIVTGDPGELAPLARLVVADLRSCLRQSFPPSAWPRLNVVCDETGSLAAAAGVPAVSDATETAVRVRASRIVARAEGFGACHAAAAVPPDMPSTRPEDASGRPGGTAADRWSP
- a CDS encoding SDR family NAD(P)-dependent oxidoreductase, whose translation is MPTMPTMPTMPTVPTMPTGDLFTLTGRTALVTGASSGIGHAIAHALGNAGASLILIARRPQPLTDTLNQLHDQGIPAAAITADLADPHDITHITRQAATHFGDIDILVNNAANNIRHPMADLTPDDYQQTIAVNLTAPYLLGQHFGPRMAHRGWGRIINIGSQQSIRAFGDSGAYGISKAAITGLTRSQAEAWSPHGVNANTIIPGFVLTPLTEPAQAIPGRVEALAARTMIGRNATPADFTGTAIFLASDASAYITGQTICVDGGFSVH
- a CDS encoding MarR family winged helix-turn-helix transcriptional regulator — protein: MNDERERLIDQIGEIQRDLGRLIVRHRPTSPLFDSSLTLRQLKVVMILACQGSASGQDLAHHLGVGLGTVTGIVDRLVGHGLVTRREDPHDRRIRRVELTPAGRTLIEEISDAGLTDFRHLLQRLDTPTLHGLSTAMDKIRQVAETLYNDTPNKTSDNPITQPPE
- a CDS encoding MFS transporter, translated to MTTTPNPANARRAVSYFFILLGTTSGAWAARIPAVKHTLHLTDGQLTYGLLAIAAGLVAGMRFAGPLTDRLGSARLLPPAAIATALAIIPPGYAPTLPTLIATLFLFGLINASLDVSMNAHGLEVERAYGRPIMSSFHAMFSIGGLLGAGIGGLFAWLDLSAGTTLAAVGIPLALISLHAGRHLLPPTPRPQHHNTTPPRRAPWNGWITLMGVVAFAGLVGEGAANDWTAVYLFEDLGTSQSVAATGFAVFSTAMTIGRFAGDRLAQRLGPVRLVRYSGIIAAFGLGIALLVARVPVAIAGFALFGLGLATIVPQVFSAAGNHDPDRAGQSIAQVATVGYAGLVAGPAIIGGAAELVGLPTALAIPALLAAFMAATAGALRPPARPGDTTDLS
- a CDS encoding cytochrome P450 family protein, giving the protein MTGDSRDADGVPQIDLADPEVLRDPFTAYGRARERSPLARLLAPGFGSMWALTRYDSARAMLSDARFGPSPRSFIPPSVPEDCRPYMRTMAEMHGPEHARLRRLVAPAFTARRAAGFRTRIESIAESLLGDLPGHAEDGRVDLMAHFARPLPIEVICEVVGIPASDRPRWREYGAAVAAGSGRGFAEAVPGIMEGAKAALARRRAEPGDDLVSDLVRVQAEDDEDGDRLSDAEIVTLVWHLVLAGQTPVHLIANGVQALLGHPGQLAALRDDPGLMPGAVEELARWCGPQVLTIPRYAREDVEVEGMVIGAGEPVVAVIASANRDPRAYPDPDRLDVGRAAGAPGHLSFAHGPHFCLGASLARVQIEVALTALLRRFPRLALAASPGEVTRVPDPGAWRLASLPVTV